In a single window of the Hippoglossus hippoglossus isolate fHipHip1 chromosome 7, fHipHip1.pri, whole genome shotgun sequence genome:
- the arf3a gene encoding ADP-ribosylation factor 3a yields the protein MGNIFGNLLKSLIGKKEMRILMVGLDAAGKTTILYKLKLGEIVTTIPTIGFNVETVEYKNISFTVWDVGGQDKIRPLWRHYFQNTQGLIFVVDSNDRERVNEAREELMRMLAEDELRDAVLLVFANKQDLPNAMNAAEITDKLGLHSLRHRNWYIQATCATSGDGLYEGLDWLANQLKNKK from the exons ATGGGGAACATCTTCGGGAACCTGCTGAAGAGCCTGATAGGCAAGAAGGAGATGAGGATTCTCATGGTGGGGCTGGACGCCGCCGGGAAAACCACCATCCTCTACAAGCTGAAGCTCGGGGAGATCGTCACCACCATCCCCACTATCG gtttCAATGTAGAGACGGTGGAGTACAAGAACATTAGCTTCACCGTGTGGGATGTTGGTGGCCAGGACAAGATCCGTCCCCTGTGGAGGCACTACTTTCAGAACACCCAGG GTTTGATCTTTGTGGTGGACAGCAACGACCGTGAGCGGGTGAATGAAGCTCGGGAGGAGCTGATGCGGATGCTGGCGGAGGACGAGCTGCGGGATGCCGTTCTTCTCGtctttgcaaacaaacag GACCTACCCAACGCCATGaacgctgcagagatcacagaCAAGCTGGGCCTGCACTCCCTACGCCACCGCAACTGGTACATTCAGGCCACCTGCGCCACCAGTGGTGACGGCCTCTACGAGGGCTTGGACTGGCTGGCCAATCAGCTGAAGAACAAAAAGTGA